The following coding sequences are from one Sciurus carolinensis chromosome 11, mSciCar1.2, whole genome shotgun sequence window:
- the Muc15 gene encoding mucin-15, protein MKTTMLTLAKFMLISILFISLPFGSYEQQNLGKNISQSTAEGLVMMENKSMSLQSEVNANSDNANRNTSEPKASTSPSKNYRKINSTDNFSIDNFSRDPRPTTTFSTVPPLVHGYISKLILNSSITNKSLLPVSPYPINSTHAVSPENVSWSLDNDTMNIPDNTSSTISIIPPAPTTRSVTPLVMEPTGRLTTTTESLAAFTPYQEKTTPQPTLKFTNNSKFFSNTSDPQKENRNTGVVFGAILGAILGASLLSLVGYLLCGKRKTDSFSHRRLYDDRNEPVLRLDNAPEPYDVSFGNSSYYNPTVNDSSVQESRENARDGIPMDDIPPLRTSV, encoded by the exons atgaaaactacaatgtTGACCTTAGCCAAATTTATGttgatttcaattttgtttatttcactgcCATTTGGGAGCTATGAACAACAAAAtctaggaaaaaacatatcacaaaGCACTGCAGAAGGATTGGTAATGATGGAAAATAAATCTATGTCTTTGCAAAGTGAAGTAAATGCAAATTCAGATAATGCAAACAGAAATACCTCTGAACCCAAGGCAAGTACTTCCCCATccaaaaactacagaaaaataaattccactgATAACTTTTCAATAGACAACTTCTCTCGGGATCCAAGACCCACAACCACATTTTCTACAGTGCCACCCTTGGTTCATGGCTACATTTCTAAATTGATCTTGAATTCATCTATAACAAATAAAAGCCTTTTGCCAGTCTCACCTTATCCAATCAATTCTACACATGCTGTATCACCAGAAAACGTGAGTTGGTCCTTGGATAATGACACCATGAACATTCCTGACAACACTTCCTCTACAATTAGCATCATCCCTCCAGCACCAACTACCAGATCCGTGACTCCCTTGGTAATGGAACCGACTGGACGGCTTACCACAACCACTGAAAGCCTTGCTGCTTTTACCCCCTACCAAGAAAAGACAACTCCACAGCCTACCTTAAAATTCACCaataattcaaaattcttttcaaatacGTCAGACCCCCAAAAAG AGAACAGAAATACAGGAGTAGTATTTGGGGCCATTTTAGGGGCAATTCTGGGTGCTTCATTGCTCAGTCTCGTTGGCTATTTGTTGTGTGGAAAAAGGAAAACGGATTCATTTTCCCATCGGCGACTTTATGACGACAGAAATGAACCAG TTCTGCGATTAGATAATGCACCAGAACCTTATGATGTGAGTTTTGGGAATTCTAGTTACTACAATCCAACTGTGAATGATTCATCTGTGCAAGAAAGTCGAGAAAATGCACGCGATGGAATTCCCATGGATGACATTCCTCCACTCCGTACCTCAGTATGA